The following are encoded in a window of Corythoichthys intestinalis isolate RoL2023-P3 chromosome 8, ASM3026506v1, whole genome shotgun sequence genomic DNA:
- the LOC130920482 gene encoding small integral membrane protein 26-like, with protein sequence MKCAIEPPWIVYFRVRLTWRHPSRVRSSHHNSISFQNTAVSNAKMTLKNLIKWNKTASRVYALGVWTMIGSFAYFHFTSGQKSTDSAKSEERKKEERKNPNEVLYETEHTKTIIIYKKDFVPYTTRIQNFIQSFTGGPGTGDS encoded by the exons ATGAAATGTGCCATAGAACCTCCGTGGATTGTTTACTTCCGGGTTAGACTGACATGGCGGCACCCTAGTCGCGTTAGGTCAAGCCATCATAACTCAATTTCCTTTCAAAATACAGCTGTTTCGAAtgcaaaaatgactttaaagaaCTTAATAAAGTGGAACAAAACTGCGTCTAGGGTTTACGCCCTAGGTGTGTGGACAATGATTGGCTCTTTTGCATATTTTCATTTCACAAGCGGACAGAAAAGCACAG ACTCAGCTAAAagtgaggaaagaaaaaaagaagagagGAAGAATCCAAATGAAGTCTTATATGAGACTGAGCACACAAAAACCATCATCATCTACAAAAAGGACTTTGTGCCGTACACAACAAGGATCCAAAATTTCATTCAGTCATTCACTGGTGGTCCTGGAACTGGAGACAGTTAA